From Micromonospora auratinigra:
CGCTGTCGGGCACCATCACGAACCCGAACGTCGGCTCGGTGGCGATGGTGGCGATCAACGCCGGCGGGGCCGCTCCGATTCCACAGGCCACCACATTCGGCGCGTACCGATGGCTGGCGCGGTCGACGAGCCGCCGGTACGGGCTGGTCCAGCTCTCGCCGTCGCGGGGCGCGCTGCCGCTGAGGAAGAAGACGATCGGTCGGCGAACGTTGGGCTGCTGCGCCTTGAGCGCCTCGATGTCGTGGCCGATGGTGTCCAGCAACGTCTCGAAGGCGTTGGCGTAGTTCGCCGGCCCGCGCGGGGTCAGCCAGGGTGACTGGCTGCCCGCCGTCACCACGTCCATGCGAAGCCGACTGGCGACCTCGTCGGCGAAGCCGAGCACGGCCAGCCGGATCGCTGGCGACACGTCGGCTGCCTGCACCAGGCAGTCGTGGAGAGTGTGCAGGCCATTGCTGAGGTCACCGATGTAAGGCGCCACCTCGGCGGACTCGTCAACCATCACGTACACCGGTTGGACCCCCGCCGCCGGGGTCCAGACCCGACTCTTCGGGTCCTGCTCGAGGATGACTGCGGGAGGTTTGTCGCGCCCATCCTCCGGCCCTTGCGCCGCCGCGCCGTGGGCCGCCGGACCGAGCACCGGCGGCTGGGTCCAGCCGGCTGGCGCGGCCGGCAGTCCGACGGGCCGTGCGTCGGTCGCGCCGAGGCGCCGCATGGTGTGCACCAGCATGGGTTCCACGTCGGCGGCCAGGATGAGATCCTTCTCCACCAGGAACCGGAACAGTTCCGTGGTCTGCTGGTTGTGCAGGTCCTGCCGCTGCAGCATCGCCTGCTCGTGAGCGGCGAGCAGTTGCATCGCGGTCATCGTGTCCTGCGGGTTCCGGGCCAGGTGCAGGCGGATCAGTTCGGCCGGGTCGAGCGGCCGGTCCCCCAGCTCGGTCAGTTCGGTGCGGGCCGCCTGGATCCGGTGGTGCTGCTGCATCTGATCGAGCTGGCCCTGGTGCATCGCCTGCTGGACGTGCACGTCGTGCCGGACCCGGTTCAGTTCCACCGTCCGGCCGGCCTCGACCTTCTCCCGCAGGTAACGGCTGGCCGCCTCGTCGGGCAACAACCGGGGTGACAGCGCGAAGATGGTGATGCCCTCGGGCA
This genomic window contains:
- a CDS encoding vWA domain-containing protein; the encoded protein is MTTPLPLILEVSPVIRGPFTVTRATTPSRAVVYATAGGEVTTFDGKPMRWSQQALSPYRTRYDVDTGDHRRRAELRSTPLPSHGDVHFFVATVDVAFRVHDPCEIVRRNVTDAMPIVYGAIVDRFIPITRSFGIEQSAQAEDALRQHFGSGWVLPEGITIFALSPRLLPDEAASRYLREKVEAGRTVELNRVRHDVHVQQAMHQGQLDQMQQHHRIQAARTELTELGDRPLDPAELIRLHLARNPQDTMTAMQLLAAHEQAMLQRQDLHNQQTTELFRFLVEKDLILAADVEPMLVHTMRRLGATDARPVGLPAAPAGWTQPPVLGPAAHGAAAQGPEDGRDKPPAVILEQDPKSRVWTPAAGVQPVYVMVDESAEVAPYIGDLSNGLHTLHDCLVQAADVSPAIRLAVLGFADEVASRLRMDVVTAGSQSPWLTPRGPANYANAFETLLDTIGHDIEALKAQQPNVRRPIVFFLSGSAPRDGESWTSPYRRLVDRASHRYAPNVVACGIGAAPPALIATIATEPTFGFVMVPDSDVHAAIAQYWRALAASVIDSGRALIDGSGELTISPPTGFRIASELV